Proteins encoded in a region of the Perca fluviatilis chromosome 6, GENO_Pfluv_1.0, whole genome shotgun sequence genome:
- the tet3 gene encoding methylcytosine dioxygenase TET3 isoform X3: MTVHEVTLVDGPRSGGQMEIGSHDRLQEGALSLELANGVNRYPNDDTTSMEKEQQRAGSVPPRQCWVSGHGKVSDTQQPCWNSSSGTPGEPVHHADMEDAHNLVAFSAIAGSLPRSSSSSCLVQPNTAQLYEKFTKEMGTEGAQIKLSAGAPEGSCQTPEDLNTLQTALSQAKHGHKPPNCNCDGPDCPDYLEWLEKKIKLATNEDQGACKMTDVPPHLQPHLQQPHLQHHPQPYPQMNGGHHLSASYPQQQQGTQGPRLDQVPCSKPPIPCSPQVLFIAKEKNVSLQTAIAIEALTQLSGTGPLAAGSPGQAPYHSNLHHHQHTQNFPSQPPNGTSLIPSSPSNHSSSSRSQSVPPGLHTIQQAQVSCEHHRPQSQGQPPHASPLQSSTSPFPSQGIHPGFSPNPQQWQQGSGRGSEQRNPWMCIKSEPQSHYAAAPHSSSDPMSELKQLLGDTSGKFSNAHFKLPVTQQISLNQNGGIQGQDNPALVRIKQEPDAGEHLHHTASMAHYGMANGQQHGQHYAGTPLSPGQAAISHSTQAALQQHLHYKRNLFSNHSPGFGAPGPHAPLKKWWPQMEAEGFPHLAIKQEPKEPKKRKSSQGSPVIKAMSGMLGVPPLPKPKQIIIKKTKQKASMPTFLPQNQITVQKPSVLMMDRALALTSLQPGSLPSLPLHSNPTQAAAAGLPAPVQSQVSISNYSITSSSTASALSENTPALMGPLPPPVAPVANAKSEGVGSLASSNTSTTTPMTSTSSSSTSQLQSVINIDPKYEELIRQFEAEFGDSAPDAPASQPMEETATAPQLKNQSQNGPQDLSPTSSSTSKSAPLIVSTQASSIPHPDDQEMVVSKDKLGPQSEASLNQASTEIPMGDVAPHHQAILDKQQQPSVLEDTFSVPCSPLPKRMKIEASGDIAVLSTTCYSEEDTPTKDSLPSSPSLRGFLESPLRYLDTPTKTILSTPSKDLQSEFPTCTCVEQIVEKDEGPYYNHLGSGPTVASIRTLMETRYGEKGDAIRVEKVVYTGREGKSSQGCPIAKWVIRRSGETEKLLCLVRQRAGHHCANAVIIILIMAWEGVPRALADKLYSDLSVTLTKYGNPTSRRCGLNDDRTCACQGKDSETCGASFSFGCSWSMYFNGCKYARSKIPRKFRLQGDRPEEEDKLRDKFQHLATEVAPLYKQLAPQAFSNQCQTESKAPDCRLGLKEGRPFSGVTACMDFCAHAHKDQHNLYNGCTVVCTLTKEDNRSVKEIPEDEQLHVLPLYRISQTDEFGSEEGQRLKMQTGAIHVLQAFRREVRKLPEPAKSCRQRRLEAKKANSEKKKNKLMQQAGETPEKTVVKEEVCITGSPQPQGNKAIIKQEVKPNIKKEPFNGSIERYPVQATDPFSNIYPHPAYYARGGLPPTGQPSAPDAVNGYHHNLPAMHYGYYNYPPNALFPPKLRTYEGRNGSLPKAGSKAVQVDTKPDIQSLQARLAQSYPSHPEQANHSAYTQPADYNQSRPSSVCSESSNRGTPVIKQEPMDVPVYEGTMQSQAGVNTPSTTPKPAAWPGHKLNGSIITKLSPEASLLNPDKQQFHQHPQQRQPSPYPQQWTYPGSNALMVSPGPSPSLKVPPSPSPSPHLLTAFPGNIHQGSTRPATPHPSTPRPGTPQPGSSHSGLVTPQPGTPGSGTPRYWASPCPSPQPNAWAMGPMAHSPGLKHSNPAGAYPDKIWSKTGESRCSTPLGLQEKAWKSCGGSLAGSTPSPAPEGRLFPDALQQSDQACWNPGRAESDVESTQGREEDDDEVWSDSEHNFLDPNIGGVAVAPAHGSILIECARRELHATTPLKKPDRSHPTRISLVFYQHKNLNQPMHGLAIWEAKMKLLAERALQRQQEAALLGLSQDDIKALGKKRKWGATVAGASPGPGQCKDKREGPVTRLAPTFHTSSIVTVSPYAFTRLTGPYSHFV, encoded by the exons ACTGTCCACGAAGTCACTTTAGTGGATGGCCCCAGAAGTGGAGGCCAGATGGAAATTGGGTCACATGACCGCCTCCAGGAAGGCGCGCTGAGCCTGGAACTGGCCAATGGGGTGAATCGCTACCCTAATGATGATACAACATCTATGGAAAAAGAGCAGCAGAGGGCAGGAAGCGTGCCGCCAAGGCAGTGCTGGGTGTCAGGACATGGCAAGGTCAGTGACACCCAGCAACCATGTTGGAACAGCAGCAGCGGTACCCCTGGTGAACCTGTCCACCACGCAGATATGGAGGATGCCCACAATCTGGTGGCTTTTTCTGCTATTGCTGGCTCCTTGCCTcgttcttcctcctcttcctgcctCGTGCAGCCTAACACAGCCCAGCTGTATGAGAAGTTCACCAAGGAGATGGGCACTGAGGGGGCTCAGATCAAACTCTCTGCAGGAGCTCCTGAGGGAAGCTGCCAAACTCCAGAAGACCTGAACACTCTACAGACAGCACTGAGCCAAGCCAAACATGGACACAAGCCCCCTAACTGCAACTGTGATGGGCCTGACTGTCCAGACTATCTTGAGTGGCTGGAGAAGAAGATTAAGTTGGCAACCAATGAGGATCAAGGTGCCTGCAAGATGACTGATGTTCCCCCACACTTACAGCCTCACCTACAGCAACCCCATTTGCAGCATCACCCTCAGCCCTACCCCCAGATGAATGGTGGCCACCATCTGTCTGCTTCATACCCCCAGCAGCAACAGGGAACTCAGGGCCCTCGCCTAGACCAAGTGCCCTGCTCCAAACCCCCAATTCCCTGCTCTCCCCAGGTGCTCTTCATAGCCAAGGAAAAGAACGTCAGTCTTCAGACAGCCATTGCCATAGAAGCTCTTACACAGTTATCTGGTACTGGTCCGCTAGCTGCCGGTTCTCCAGGTCAAGCTCCCTACCACAGTAACCTCCATCACCACCAACATACCCAGAATTTCCCATCTCAGCCCCCCAATGGCACTAGCTTGATCCCTTCCTCTCCCAGCAACCACTCATCTTCCTCACGCTCACAATCCGTCCCTCCGGGACTGCACACCATTCAGCAGGCCCAAGTGTCCTGTGAGCACCATAGGCCCCAATCCCAGGGCCAGCCACCCCATGCTTCCCCTCTCCAATCCTCTACCTCTCCCTTCCCAAGTCAGGGAATACATCCAGGCTTCAGCCCTAATCCCCAGCAGTGGCAGCAGGGCTCAGGCAGAGGCTCTGAACAGAGGAACCCATGGATGTGTATAAAGTCTGAGCCCCAGTCTCACTACGCTGCTGCACCTCACAGTAGCTCGGACCCCATGTCAGAGCTCAAACAGCTGCTTGGTGACACCAGTGGTAAGTTCAGCAATGCCCATTTCAAGCTTCCAGTCACACAGCAGATTAGCTTGAACCAGAACGGAGGTATCCAGGGCCAGGACAACCCTGCATTGGTTAGAATAAAGCAAGAACCAGACGCTGGTGAGCACCTCCATCACACTGCCTCCATGGCACATTACGGCATGGCTAATGGTCAGCAGCATGGTCAGCACTATGCGGGCACTCCCCTGTCTCCTGGCCAAGCAGCTATTAGCCACTCCACTCAGGCAGCTCTGCAACAGCACCTTCACTACAAGAGGAACCTTTTCTCTAACCACTCCCCTGGCTTTGGAGCACCAGGCCCTCATGCACCTCTAAAAAAATGGTGGCCACAGATGGAGGCAGAAGGTTTTCCACATCTGGCCATCAAACAGGAACCCAAGGAAcccaaaaagagaaaaagcagcCAAGGATCTCCTGTCATAAAAGCTATGAGTGGGATGCTTGGAGTCCCTCCCCTGCCCAAACCCAAACAGATAATCATCAAGAAGACCAAGCAGAAAGCCTCCATGCCAACCTTCCTGCCTCAGAATCAGATCACCGTACAAAAACCATCAGTCCTCATGATGGACAGAGCCCTGGCCCTGACCAGCCTGCAGCCAggttctctcccctctctgcccCTCCACAGTAACCCCACtcaggctgctgctgcaggcctCCCTGCCCCAGTCCAATCTCAGGTATCCATTTCCAATTACTCAATTACTTCCTCTTCCACTGCTTCTGCTTTGTCAGAAAACACTCCAGCCCTCATGGGCCCTCTGCCCCCACCAGTGGCCCCTGTAGCCAATGCTAAGTCAGAGGGAGTTGGCAGCCTTGCCTCCAGTAACACCAGCACCACCACACCTATGACCTCCACATCTTCATCCAGCACCTCACAATTACAGAGTGTCATCAACATAGACCCGAAGTACGAAGAACTTATCCGTCAGTTTGAGGCTGAATTTGGGGACTCAGCCCCAGATGCACCTGCCAGTCAGCCCATGGAGGAGACTGCTACAGCCCCTCAGCTGAAGAATCAGTCCCAGAACGGTCCTCAGGACCTCAGTCCCACATCATCTTCCACCTCCAAGTCGGCTCCCTTAATTGTCTCCACTCAAGCCAGCTCCATACCTCATCCAGATGATCAGGAGATGGTAGTCAGCAAGGATAAGTTAGGGCCCCAAAGTGAAGCATCCTTGAACCAGGCATCCACAGAAATCCCTATGGGGGATGTCGCTCCGCATCATCAAGCCATTCTGgacaagcagcagcagccaagTGTGTTAGAGGATACGTTCAGCGTGCCGTGTTCTCCGCTGCCCAAACGCATGAAGATCGAAGCCTCGGGTGATATAGCAGTACTTTCCACTACATGCTATTCTGAAGAGGACACGCCCACTAAGGACAGTCTGCCTTCTTCTCCATCTCTCAGAGGCTTCCTAGAGTCTCCTCTGCGCTACCTGGACACCCCTACCAAGACCATACTGAGTACTCCTTCCAAGGATCTACAGTCAGAGTTCCCCACCTGCACCTGTGTGG AGCAAATCGTGGAGAAAGATGAAGGGCCCTACTACAACCACCTGGGATCTGGACCTACTGTAGCCTCTATACGAACCCTGATGGAGACCAG GTATGGAGAGAAGGGGGATGCCATCCGGGTTGAGAAGGTGGTGTACACAGGCAGAGAGGGGAAAAGCTCACAAGGATGTCCTATTGCTAAGTGG GTGATCCGTCGCAGCGGCGAGACAGAAAAGCTGCTGTGTCTGGTGCGTCAGCGTGCAGGCCACCACTGTGCCAACGctgtcatcatcatcctcattaTGGCCTGGGAAGGTGTCCCAAGGGCCCTGGCTGACAAGCTGTACAGCGATCTAAGTGTCACCCTCACCAAATATGGCAACCCCACCAGCCGACGCTGTGGCCTCAATGATGA TCGTACCTGTGCATGTCAAGGCAAGGACAGTGAAACTTGTGGTGCTTCCTTCTCCTTTGGCTGCTCCTGGAGTATGTACTTTAATGGCTGTAAGTACGCCCGAAGCAAAATACCGCGCAAGTTCAGGCTACAAGGAGATCGCCCTGAAGAG GAGGACAAACTCAGGGATAAATTCCAGCATCTGGCAACTGAGGTGGCTCCTTTGTACAAGCAGCTGGCCCCACAGGCCTTCAGTAACCAG TGCCAGACAGAGTCGAAGGCTCCAGACTGCAGGCTGGGCTTGAAGGAAGGCCGCCCGTTCTCTGGAGTCACTGCTTGCATGGACTTCTGTGCCCACGCTCACAAGGACCAGCACAACCTCTACAATGGTTGCACAGTG gTGTGTACTTTAACTAAGGAGGACAACCGTTCAGTGAAGGAGATCCCTGAGGATGAGCAGCTCCATGTGTTGCCTCTTTACAGGATCTCCCAGACTGATGAGTTCGGCAGTGAAGAGGGCCAACGTTTGAAGATGCAGACGGGAGCCATCCATGTGCTTCAGGCTTTCCGCCGTGAGGTACGCAAGTTGCCCGAACCTGCCAAGTCCTGCCGACAGCGCCGACTGGAGGCCAAAAAGGCCAACtcggagaagaagaaaaataaactcATGCAGCAGGCAGGGGAGACACCAGAGAAAACAGTGGTCAAGGAAGAGGTCTGCATCACCGGTTCCCCTCAACCCCAAGGCAATAAAG CAAttataaaacaggaagtgaagcCTAACATCAAGAAGGAGCCCTTCAACGGATCAATAGAGAGATACCCTGTGCAGGCAACAGACCCGTTCAGCAACATCTATCCACACCCTGCCTACTATGCAAGGGGAGGCCTCCCCCCAACTGGCCAGCCCTCTGCACCAGACGCAGTAAACGGTTACCACCACAATCTGCCCGCAATGCACTATGGCTACTACAACTATCCACCCAATGCACTTTTCCCCCCTAAGCTGAGGACCTACGAGGGTCGAAATGGCTCTTTGCCCAAAGCAGGCAGCAAGGCTGTCCAGGTTGACACCAAGCCTGATATTCAGAGCCTTCAGGCCAGACTGGCCCAGTCGTACCCCAGCCACCCAGAGCAAGCCAACCACAGCGCTTACACCCAGCCTGCAGACTACAACCAGTCCCGTCCTTCCTCTGTCTGCTCTGAATCCTCCAACAGAGGCACTCCAGTCATCAAACAGGAGCCTATGGATGTGCCAGTCTATGAAGGCACAATGCAGAGCCAAGCTGGTGTCAACACACCTAGCACCACCCCCAAGCCTGCAGCCTGGCCTGGGCACAAGCTTAATGGAAGTATCATAACTAAACTAAGTCCTGAAGCCTCATTGTTGAACCCAGACAAGCAGCAGTTTCACCAGCATCCCCAGCAGCGACAGCCCTCTCCTTACCCCCAGCAGTGGACATACCCTGGCTCAAATGCCCTGATGGTTTCCCCTGGCCCATCGCCGTCACTCAAGGTacctccctctccatctccgTCCCCTCACCTACTCACAGCGTTCCCAGGTAACATACACCAAGGGTCCACACGCCCTGCCACCCCACACCCGAGCACCCCTCGCCCAGGTACACCACAGCCTGGCAGCTCTCACTCAGGCTTAGTTACACCACAGCCAGGCACCCCAGGCTCAGGAACCCCCAGGTACTGGGCCAGCCCTTGTCCTAGTCCTCAGCCGAATGCTTGGGCCATGGGGCCTATGGCACATAGCCCTGGTTTGAAGCACAGCAATCCTGCAGGAGCTTACCCTGACAAGATCTGGTCCAAGACTGGGGAGAGTCGGTGTTCCACTCCCCTTGGGCTCCAAGAGAAGGCCTGGAAGTCTTGTGGAGGTTCATTGGCAGGCAGTACCCCGTCCCCTGCCCCTGAGGGTCGCCTCTTCCCTGATGCCCTGCAGCAGTCAGATCAGGCCTGCTGGAATCCTGGCCGGGCTGAGAGTGATGTTGAGAGCACCCAGGGCCGcgaggaggatgatgatgaggtGTGGTCTGACAGTGAGCACAACTTCTTGGATCCCAACATTGGTGGCGTAGCGGTAGCACCCGCTCATGGCTCGATCCTGATTGAATGTGCCCGTCGGGAACTACATGCTACCACTCCTCTCAAAAAGCCCGATCGCTCTCACCCTACCCGCATCTCCCTGGTCTTCTACCAGCACAAGAACCTCAACCAGCCCATGCACGGCCTGGCTATATGGGAGGCCAAAATGAAGCTGCTGGCAGAGCGAGCGCTGCAgaggcagcaggaagcagcTCTCCTTGGCCTCTCCCAGGATGACATCAAGGCCCTTGGGAAGAAACGCAAGTGGGGGGCTACGGTGGCAGGTGCCAGTCCTGGACCTGGACAATGTAAAGACAAGAGGGAGGGGCCAGTGACGCGGTTAGCCCCCACGTTCCACACCTCCTCTATTGTTACTGTGTCTCCCTATGCCTTCACCCGCCTCACTGGGCCCTACAGCCACTTTGTCtga